In one Thioclava sp. ES.031 genomic region, the following are encoded:
- a CDS encoding pyrroloquinoline quinone-dependent dehydrogenase gives MNRKTVSLAFALAFFAAAGYAQDTTATDSTATDSGTATSTDSSSTDTGTSATTDTGTTSDTSTDQQADNPAANENAPPGPDANADQPKPVADSVAQPMLASGPRERNGTPLVPEQPVWNSFHGQLSAQKYSPLTQINPDNVGDLEKVWQVHTGDVSDGSGDKPATVWSATPIFANDTLYIGTPFYRVLALDPATGEQKWAFDTKSKLEALTQPALKNRGVAYWQAENPVAGKVCQKIVYIGTMDAQLFALDADTGKPCPDFGDDGVLNVDKWNTVNDSFPLSVLQPPTVAGNHLILGWAGQDWESAEAPPGAVFSVDAQTGELQWSFETLPENIRRKTGTANVWTAMSVDPGLNMVYLPVASPSPNYWGGNRTEQIPYATSTTALDLDTGKVVWSRQWVHHDIWDYDINSAPTLMDITVDGKEIPALMQGTKMGFLFVVNRETGEDVWPIEERPVPQGDGTVKGEVYAKTQPFPTKPAPLLDQSKKPEVWGIADLVSGGACSKLFDNLTYEGMYTPPTTKGEGTLAYPDSAGGVQWGGVAFDPDAQIAVVNTSHIVQYIKLWERQDYEQNAGGSGNENGFYPQKGAPYGMSLGNALNSLGMPCWKPPFGELVAIDMHTGDVKWRKPLGSSQKYGFFMPESMGSPTIGGPAVTKSGLIFIGATMDAKARAYDIQTGKELWSSQLEAPVVANPAIYEYKGREYVAFISGGNSILKPTVGDMVAVYALPEN, from the coding sequence ATGAACCGCAAGACCGTCTCGCTCGCCTTCGCCCTCGCCTTCTTTGCTGCCGCCGGCTACGCGCAGGACACGACCGCGACCGACAGCACCGCAACCGACAGCGGCACCGCGACCTCTACCGACAGCAGCTCGACCGATACCGGCACTTCGGCGACCACGGACACAGGCACGACGTCCGACACTAGCACCGATCAGCAGGCCGACAATCCCGCGGCCAACGAGAACGCACCGCCCGGCCCCGACGCCAATGCCGATCAGCCCAAGCCGGTCGCAGATAGCGTCGCCCAACCGATGCTCGCCAGCGGTCCGCGTGAGCGCAACGGCACCCCGCTGGTGCCCGAGCAACCCGTCTGGAACAGCTTCCACGGCCAGCTTTCCGCGCAGAAATATTCGCCCCTGACCCAGATCAATCCCGACAATGTGGGCGATCTGGAGAAGGTCTGGCAGGTCCATACCGGCGACGTCTCGGATGGCTCGGGCGACAAGCCCGCGACCGTCTGGTCGGCCACGCCGATCTTCGCCAATGACACGCTCTATATCGGCACGCCCTTCTACCGGGTGCTGGCGCTCGACCCGGCCACGGGCGAGCAGAAATGGGCCTTCGACACGAAATCCAAGCTCGAGGCGCTGACCCAGCCCGCGCTGAAGAACCGCGGCGTCGCCTATTGGCAGGCCGAGAACCCGGTCGCGGGCAAGGTCTGCCAGAAGATCGTCTATATCGGCACGATGGATGCGCAGCTCTTCGCGCTCGACGCCGATACCGGCAAGCCCTGCCCCGATTTCGGCGATGATGGCGTGCTGAACGTGGACAAGTGGAACACGGTCAATGACAGCTTCCCGCTTTCCGTGCTGCAGCCGCCGACGGTTGCGGGCAATCACCTGATCCTCGGCTGGGCCGGGCAGGACTGGGAGTCGGCCGAAGCCCCTCCGGGTGCGGTTTTCTCGGTCGATGCACAGACCGGGGAGCTGCAATGGTCCTTCGAGACCCTGCCCGAGAACATCCGCCGCAAGACCGGCACCGCGAACGTCTGGACCGCGATGTCCGTCGATCCGGGCCTGAACATGGTCTATCTGCCGGTGGCCTCGCCCTCGCCGAACTACTGGGGCGGCAACCGGACCGAGCAGATCCCTTATGCCACCTCGACCACCGCGCTCGATCTCGACACGGGCAAGGTCGTCTGGTCGCGCCAATGGGTGCATCACGACATCTGGGACTATGACATCAACTCGGCGCCGACGCTGATGGACATCACGGTCGACGGCAAGGAAATCCCGGCGCTGATGCAGGGCACGAAGATGGGCTTCCTGTTCGTCGTGAACCGCGAGACCGGCGAGGATGTCTGGCCGATCGAGGAACGTCCGGTGCCGCAAGGCGACGGCACGGTGAAAGGCGAGGTCTATGCCAAGACCCAGCCCTTCCCGACCAAACCCGCGCCGCTTCTCGACCAGTCGAAGAAGCCGGAAGTTTGGGGCATCGCCGATCTCGTCTCGGGCGGGGCCTGCTCGAAGCTGTTCGACAACCTCACCTATGAGGGGATGTACACCCCGCCCACCACCAAGGGCGAAGGCACGCTGGCCTATCCCGACAGTGCGGGCGGCGTGCAATGGGGCGGCGTGGCCTTCGATCCCGACGCGCAGATCGCGGTCGTGAACACGAGCCACATCGTGCAATACATCAAGCTCTGGGAGCGTCAGGACTACGAGCAGAACGCCGGTGGCTCGGGCAACGAGAACGGCTTCTACCCACAGAAAGGCGCACCCTACGGCATGAGCCTCGGCAACGCGCTGAACTCGCTCGGGATGCCGTGCTGGAAACCGCCGTTTGGCGAGCTGGTCGCGATCGACATGCATACCGGCGACGTGAAATGGCGCAAGCCTCTGGGCAGCTCGCAGAAATACGGGTTCTTCATGCCGGAGAGCATGGGCTCGCCCACGATCGGCGGTCCGGCGGTGACCAAGTCGGGGCTGATCTTCATCGGCGCGACGATGGATGCCAAGGCGCGCGCCTATGACATCCAGACCGGCAAGGAGTTGTGGTCCTCGCAGCTCGAAGCTCCGGTCGTCGCGAACCCGGCGATCTACGAGTATAAGGGACGCGAATACGTGGCCTTCATCTCGGGCGGCAACTCGATCCTGAAGCCCACCGTGGGCGATATGGTGGCCGTCTACGCGCTGCCGGAGAACTGA
- a CDS encoding aldo/keto reductase produces MRYRPLGPSGLLVSELCLGTMTFGGSEGMWGQIGQLRQDDADGLVKTAVDAGINFIDTANVYAGGESERILGQSLRNLGIARDEVVIATKVLGPMGEGINQRGASRYHIMEQCKQSLERLQLDHIDLYQIHGFDPMTPISETLEALTTLVQHGHVRYIGLSNWAAWQVMKAIGIAEARKLAPILSLQAYYTIAGRDLEREVVPMLRDTDMGLMVWSPLAGGLLSGKYDRDGKGSDGRRANFDFPPVEKDRAHDVIDAMRPMAEKRDASVAQIALAWLLHQKVVTSVIVGAKRKDQLTDNIAATGITLDAEELETLDKVSALPAEYPGWMLERQGGYRQR; encoded by the coding sequence ATGCGTTACAGACCTCTCGGCCCCAGCGGCCTCCTCGTCTCGGAACTTTGCCTCGGCACGATGACCTTCGGCGGCTCGGAGGGCATGTGGGGCCAGATCGGCCAGCTGCGTCAGGACGATGCCGACGGCCTTGTGAAAACCGCCGTGGATGCGGGCATCAACTTCATCGACACCGCCAATGTCTATGCGGGCGGCGAAAGCGAGCGCATCCTCGGCCAGAGCCTGCGCAATCTCGGCATCGCGCGCGACGAGGTGGTGATCGCGACCAAGGTGCTCGGCCCGATGGGCGAGGGCATCAACCAGCGCGGCGCCTCGCGTTACCACATCATGGAGCAGTGCAAGCAGAGCCTCGAGCGGCTGCAGCTCGACCATATCGACCTCTACCAGATCCACGGCTTCGACCCGATGACGCCGATCTCGGAGACGCTGGAAGCGCTGACCACGCTCGTGCAGCACGGCCATGTCCGCTATATCGGCCTGTCGAACTGGGCCGCGTGGCAGGTGATGAAGGCAATCGGCATCGCTGAGGCGCGCAAGCTCGCCCCGATCCTCTCGCTGCAGGCCTATTACACGATCGCCGGGCGCGATCTGGAGCGCGAAGTGGTGCCGATGCTGCGCGACACCGACATGGGCCTCATGGTCTGGAGCCCGCTGGCAGGCGGTCTGCTGTCCGGCAAATACGACCGCGACGGCAAGGGCTCCGACGGGCGGCGCGCCAATTTCGACTTCCCGCCGGTCGAGAAGGACCGCGCCCATGACGTGATCGACGCGATGCGCCCGATGGCCGAGAAGCGCGACGCGAGCGTGGCGCAGATCGCGCTGGCATGGCTTCTGCATCAGAAGGTCGTCACCAGCGTCATCGTCGGGGCGAAGCGCAAGGACCAGCTGACCGACAATATCGCCGCGACCGGGATCACCCTCGATGCGGAAGAGCTGGAAACCCTCGACAAGGTCAGCGCCCTGCCCGCCGAATATCCGGGCTGGATGCTGGAGCGTCAGGGCGGCTACCGCCAGCGCTAA
- a CDS encoding MFS transporter has product MAETDQKTPLSPARRWAAAAVLLLANFMNLIDITIVNVALPSMKNELAAPPNLIEWIVAGYTFSFAILLLPAGRMGDLLGRRKLFVSGIALFTAASLVCGIAPGIGTLVTARIVQGVGAAIMTPQTLALVPRLFPPEQRGAAFGLFALTAGLASVAGPIVGGLLLTADIYGLGWRPIFLVNIPLGIAAFIAALMLVPKGQGNRKLGIDKVGIAIAAVATLALLFPLVEAPSIGWQVWMYPMVIAAPILGWVFIRWQRHQEERNAPQLLPMRLLRSGSFLSGSLLNAALFTAVPSYFFTMALYLQAGYGLTPLQSGLTTTPFPLGVLLASATTGWFGSRWVRWRVMGGGILIATGFAGQLWAIWTMGDAISWWRMAPWFFFGGFGLGNTVSPLFQVSLSAADSNDSGSASGAVQAIRQVGISFGIAIMGGIFFGMLGGAEPGDHEAYRSAMMSAIGYAMVIASVVILTPWFTPMKIERTED; this is encoded by the coding sequence ATGGCCGAGACCGACCAGAAGACCCCACTTTCGCCCGCACGCCGCTGGGCGGCTGCAGCCGTGCTGCTGCTGGCGAATTTCATGAACCTGATCGACATCACGATCGTCAATGTCGCCCTGCCCTCGATGAAGAACGAGCTGGCGGCCCCGCCGAACCTGATCGAGTGGATCGTCGCGGGCTACACCTTCTCCTTCGCGATCCTGCTGCTGCCGGCGGGACGGATGGGCGACCTGCTGGGGCGGCGCAAGCTGTTCGTGTCGGGCATCGCGCTGTTCACCGCCGCCTCGCTGGTCTGCGGCATCGCGCCGGGGATCGGGACGCTGGTCACCGCGCGCATCGTGCAGGGCGTGGGCGCCGCGATCATGACGCCGCAGACGCTGGCGCTGGTGCCGCGCCTGTTCCCGCCGGAGCAACGCGGCGCGGCCTTCGGCCTTTTCGCGCTGACCGCCGGGCTGGCCTCGGTCGCGGGGCCGATCGTGGGCGGGCTGCTGCTGACCGCCGATATCTACGGGCTGGGCTGGCGTCCGATCTTCCTCGTGAACATTCCGCTGGGCATCGCGGCCTTCATCGCGGCGCTGATGCTGGTCCCCAAGGGTCAGGGCAACCGCAAGCTGGGCATCGACAAGGTGGGCATCGCGATCGCAGCCGTGGCGACGCTGGCGCTTCTGTTCCCGCTCGTGGAAGCCCCGTCGATCGGCTGGCAGGTCTGGATGTATCCGATGGTGATCGCGGCGCCGATCCTCGGCTGGGTCTTCATTCGCTGGCAACGGCATCAGGAAGAACGCAACGCCCCCCAGCTTCTGCCGATGCGGCTGCTGCGCTCGGGCTCGTTCCTGTCGGGCAGCCTTCTGAACGCGGCGCTGTTCACCGCGGTGCCGAGCTATTTCTTCACCATGGCGCTCTATCTTCAGGCGGGTTACGGGCTCACGCCCCTGCAATCGGGGCTGACGACGACGCCCTTCCCGCTGGGCGTGCTGCTGGCTTCGGCCACGACGGGCTGGTTCGGCTCGCGCTGGGTCCGCTGGCGCGTGATGGGCGGCGGCATTCTCATCGCGACGGGCTTCGCGGGGCAGCTCTGGGCGATCTGGACGATGGGCGACGCGATCAGCTGGTGGCGCATGGCGCCGTGGTTCTTCTTTGGCGGCTTCGGCCTGGGCAACACCGTCTCGCCGCTGTTTCAGGTCTCGCTCTCGGCGGCGGATAGCAACGACAGCGGCTCGGCCTCGGGCGCGGTGCAGGCGATCCGGCAGGTCGGCATCTCCTTCGGCATCGCGATCATGGGCGGGATCTTTTTCGGCATGCTGGGCGGCGCGGAGCCGGGCGACCACGAGGCCTATCGCAGTGCGATGATGTCGGCGATCGGCTACGCAATGGTCATCGCGAGCGTGGTGATCCTCACACCGTGGTTCACGCCGATGAAGATCGAGCGCACCGAAGACTGA
- a CDS encoding peptide ABC transporter substrate-binding protein, producing MKSIAAISAFALMLGSAAPVLAQSSKVPEGTKLAADQTFTYWMQDDLKTLDPDLSTSKDGNDVLQQMFEGLYQQDDHGNLVPALATSYEVSDDKKTYTFHLRNEKWSNGDPVTAQDFVYAWRRLADPATASQYSWYIELMQVKNAHDVIAGDKKPSELGVKALDDHTLQVTLDSAIPYFRQMLVLSSTFPVPQKVVEEYGSDWTKPENMVVNGPYKLKSWKIGNSIELTKNDAYYDAANVTLTDLKFIPMQDNDQALTRYEAGELDFVQTPAGQYPRLKKEYPDAAHAPPRSCVYAYRFNVGPNGPEALKDVKVRKALSYAINRDIIVDKILKGGQKPAYTWTHWATANFKSPDVAYADMTQQERMDKAKELLKEAGYGPDHPLNLRIMYNTSADHKKIAIAVQQFWKQLGVKSTLENYEWKVYLDKLNGQHDFDVARTAWCADYNEASTYLDVNTSWSDQNSGQWKNADYDKLMKDSKTAADPQEDYTKAEKILAEDMPLAPIYAYSLPMLLNPQIKGYPFDNVQLNWYAKNMYKVAK from the coding sequence TTGAAGTCGATTGCCGCGATTTCCGCTTTTGCCCTGATGCTGGGCAGCGCCGCACCCGTTCTCGCTCAGTCGAGCAAAGTGCCCGAAGGCACCAAGCTCGCCGCTGACCAGACCTTCACCTACTGGATGCAGGACGATCTCAAGACGCTCGATCCCGATCTGAGCACCTCGAAGGACGGCAACGACGTTCTTCAGCAGATGTTCGAAGGTCTCTACCAGCAGGACGATCACGGTAATCTCGTGCCCGCGCTCGCCACGAGCTACGAGGTGTCCGACGACAAGAAGACCTACACCTTCCACCTGCGTAACGAGAAGTGGTCGAACGGCGATCCCGTCACCGCGCAGGACTTCGTCTATGCATGGCGTCGTCTCGCCGATCCGGCGACCGCCTCGCAATACTCGTGGTATATCGAGCTGATGCAGGTGAAGAACGCCCATGACGTGATCGCGGGCGACAAGAAGCCGAGCGAGCTGGGCGTGAAGGCGCTTGACGACCACACGCTGCAGGTGACGCTCGACAGCGCGATCCCCTATTTCCGCCAGATGCTGGTGCTGTCCTCGACCTTCCCGGTGCCGCAGAAGGTCGTCGAGGAATACGGGTCCGACTGGACCAAGCCCGAGAACATGGTCGTCAACGGTCCCTACAAGCTGAAAAGCTGGAAAATCGGCAACTCGATCGAGCTGACGAAGAACGACGCCTATTACGATGCCGCGAACGTCACGCTGACCGATCTGAAGTTCATCCCGATGCAGGATAACGACCAGGCGCTGACGCGCTACGAGGCGGGCGAACTGGACTTCGTGCAGACCCCGGCCGGTCAATATCCGCGCCTGAAGAAGGAATACCCGGATGCGGCCCACGCTCCGCCGCGTTCCTGTGTCTATGCCTACCGCTTCAACGTCGGCCCGAACGGCCCCGAGGCGCTCAAGGACGTGAAGGTCCGCAAGGCGCTGTCCTATGCGATCAACCGCGACATCATCGTCGACAAGATCCTCAAGGGCGGCCAGAAACCGGCCTACACCTGGACCCACTGGGCGACCGCGAACTTCAAGTCGCCGGACGTCGCTTACGCCGACATGACCCAGCAGGAGCGGATGGACAAAGCCAAGGAGCTTCTGAAGGAAGCCGGCTACGGTCCTGATCACCCGCTGAACCTGCGGATCATGTACAACACCTCGGCCGACCACAAGAAAATCGCGATCGCGGTGCAGCAGTTCTGGAAGCAGCTCGGCGTGAAGTCGACCCTCGAGAACTACGAGTGGAAGGTCTATCTCGACAAGCTCAACGGTCAGCATGACTTCGACGTGGCGCGCACCGCATGGTGTGCCGACTACAACGAGGCCTCGACCTATCTCGACGTGAACACCTCGTGGTCGGATCAGAACTCGGGTCAGTGGAAGAATGCTGATTACGACAAGCTGATGAAGGACTCGAAGACGGCGGCCGATCCGCAGGAGGACTACACCAAGGCGGAGAAGATCCTCGCCGAGGACATGCCGCTGGCGCCGATCTACGCCTACTCGCTGCCGATGCTGCTGAACCCGCAGATCAAGGGCTACCCGTTCGATAACGTCCAGCTGAACTGGTACGCGAAGAACATGTACAAGGTCGCGAAGTAA